A stretch of Aedes aegypti strain LVP_AGWG chromosome 2, AaegL5.0 Primary Assembly, whole genome shotgun sequence DNA encodes these proteins:
- the LOC110675529 gene encoding uncharacterized protein LOC110675529: MANVIIQNVRHRQANPSTVYHALYGHYFLGISKQDLAKIYGKSLATIYNWFTKYEKDGLFQRKQRKQTYKKFSSDMREWLVDLYRKEPLLFLDEAKQKFQLYFHVNISVSSVCTILHDSGLSWKVIERRAIQIRNEEIVRYSREMLAIPWDLFNLIFLDEVAFDNRDMLRRKGYGVVGQKVVYRGEFCRKPRESFLCFLGVGGILDSFCTEGTFNRKKFVESCRTVALKNRQVQSYPGFHSVWIMDGARIHCDANIIRYLRSIGIIPIFLPAYCLFFNPIEVIFGKVKQYLKRIHREGDPVRLDVCEAVNHFRLYSCYKLFQHCGYFPGGTFLPEKALEQNQKEFHFNIIPE; the protein is encoded by the coding sequence ATGGCTAATGTTATCATCCAAAATGTTCGACATCGACAGGCCAATCCAAGCACAGTTTATCATGCCCTATATGGACACTACTTCTTGGGAATCTCGAAGCAGGATTTGGCCAAAATATATGGGAAATCATTGGCAACCATTTACAATTGGTTCACCAAATATGAAAAAGACGGCTTGTTCCAGCGAAAGCAGCGGAAACAAACGTATAAGAAATTTTCGAGCGATATGCGAGAGTGGCTAGTCGATCTTTATCGAAAAGAGCCGCTACTTTTCTTGGATGAAGCTAAGCAGAAGTTTCAACTTTACTTCCATGTTAACATTAGCGTTTCTTCTGTCTGCACAATTCTCCACGATTCAGGACTATCATGGAAGGTTATAGAGCGCCGAGCCATTCAAATCCGCAATGAAGAGATCGTACGGTACTCGCGAGAAATGTTAGCCATTCCTTGGGATTTGTTCAATCTAATTTTCTTGGATGAAGTCGCGTTTGACAATCGCGACATGCTTCGCCGTAAAGGATATGGGGTAGTTGGGCAGAAAGTAGTGTACAGAGGTGAGTTTTGTCGAAAACCTCGTGAATCCTTTTTGTGTTTTCTTGGAGTAGGAGGAATCCTGGATAGCTTTTGTACCGAAGGCACATTCAATAGGAAAAAATTCGTTGAAAGTTGCCGCACTGTTGCTCTTAAAAATCGCCAGGTTCAAAGCTATCCAGGATTTCACTCGGTCTGGATAATGGATGGCGCAAGGATTCACTGCGATGCCAACATTATAAGATATCTCCGATCAATTGGAATTATCCCAATTTTCCTTCCCGCTTATTGCCTTTTCTTTAATCCCATTGAAGTTATTTTCGGGAAAGTTAAGCAATACTTGAAAAGGATTCATCGTGAAGGCGATCCTGTCCGTTTAGACGTATGCGAAGCAGTCAATCATTTCAGATTGTATTCATGCTACAAATTGTTCCAACACTGTGGCTATTTTCCGGGAGGAACATTTTTGCCAGAAAAGGCCCTTGAACAAAATCAGAAGGAATTTCACTTCAATATTATTCCAGAGTAA
- the LOC110675161 gene encoding uncharacterized protein LOC110675161, whose protein sequence is MDNINDMNDVFEDEEYLDLIHDEGPAHPYQSDDSTFVLSETSSDAGEGSSKKSSDYVFVFTGVFFRRLYRGQLRPREFGKHDVEGDSVHDVLERIWNAANPQIQRQVVFEDEVPKWSEKQHPEPDDIDLFITLYDETKKKTYAPSVVTPRVLATWREKTIKIYAYAYSVKVETAAQYQLVLRQLIAPSSQDRAGANSMRDDAALAQTLRDTHQHLEAFDKESVQWQSEDQQKHSCLQQWKMLSAPKNLS, encoded by the exons ATGGATAATATCAACGATATGAACGACGT ATTCGAGGACGAAGAATATTTGGACTTGATTCATGATGAGGGCCCAGCGCATCCGTATCAATCCGACGATAGCACATTCGTATTGAGTGAGACGAGTTCAGATGCAGGGGAAGGATCATCCAAAAAGAGCTCCGACTACGTTTTCGTTTTTACGGGAGTTTTCTTTCGACGCTTGTACCGCGGTCAATTACGACCAAGGGAATTCGGAAAACATGATGTAGAAGGAGATTCGGTTCATGATGTCTTGGAACGCATTTGGAATGCAGCGAATCCTCAAATTCAACGTCAGGTTGTATTCGAAGATGAAGTACCGAAGTGGTCGGAGAAACAACACCCGGAACCGGACGATATTGATTTGTTTATCACACTGTACGACGAAACCAAAAAGAAGACATACGCGCCTTCAGTTGTGACACCTCGAGTACTTGCAACATGGAGAGAAAAAACCATAAAGATTTACGCTTATGCGTACTCCGTTAAGGTTGAGACCGCTGCTCAATACCAGCTAGTTCTGCGTCAATTGATTGCACCATCATCACAAGATCGAGCTGGAGCGAACTCTATGCGCGACGATGCCGCCCTAGCTCAAACCCTCCGCGACACACATCAACATCTTGAAG CGTTCGACAAAGAATCAGTTCAATGGCAGTCCGAGGATCAACAGAAGCACAGCTGTTTACAGCAATGGAAGATGCTGTCCGCCCCGAAGAATCTGAGCTGA